The following are encoded in a window of Isachenkonia alkalipeptolytica genomic DNA:
- a CDS encoding adenylosuccinate synthase — MPSVVIVGAQWGDEGKGKIIDYLAGESDLVVRAQGGNNAGHTVIVGEKKYSFHLLPSGVLYGDKLNIIGNGVAFDPEGFIKEINKLEANGFSPENIRIDERAHVIFPYHKKIDALEEAARGEEKIGTTQKGIGPCYMDKIQRSGLRVGDLIDPELLWERLSYQVPKKNEILEKLYQSPGYDLEVLYRQYREYGEKIRRFVTDTTILTHEALEADKKVLFEGAQGTLLDLDLGTYPYVTSSHPTSGGFPVGAGIGPNKIQEVLGIVKAYTTRVGLGPFPTELDNSIGEEIRRKGKEFGTTTGRARRCGWLDLVMLKYTARVNGLTGISLMLLDVLSGFDTIKVCVGYEVDGEKSLDFPPSLKKLGRVQPVYQSFPGWSQDLSEVTSFEELPGEAKEYIRFIEDYLKIPVKMVSVGPGRKQTLVRESVYQK; from the coding sequence ATGCCTTCAGTAGTGATCGTAGGAGCCCAATGGGGGGATGAAGGAAAAGGAAAAATCATCGATTATCTCGCCGGTGAGTCGGATCTGGTTGTTCGAGCGCAAGGCGGAAATAATGCGGGACATACCGTAATTGTAGGAGAGAAGAAATACTCTTTTCATCTTTTACCCTCAGGGGTGTTATACGGAGATAAGCTAAATATCATCGGAAATGGCGTGGCCTTTGATCCTGAAGGATTTATAAAGGAGATAAATAAGCTGGAAGCAAACGGTTTTTCCCCGGAAAATATCCGAATTGATGAGCGAGCCCATGTGATTTTTCCCTATCATAAAAAAATTGACGCCTTAGAGGAAGCCGCCCGAGGAGAAGAGAAGATCGGAACCACCCAAAAGGGAATCGGTCCTTGCTATATGGATAAAATTCAACGCTCGGGTCTTCGGGTGGGGGATCTTATCGATCCCGAGCTTCTGTGGGAGCGCTTAAGCTATCAAGTACCGAAAAAAAATGAAATTCTGGAAAAACTATACCAGAGCCCGGGCTATGACCTGGAAGTTCTATATCGGCAGTACCGGGAATATGGAGAAAAAATCCGAAGATTTGTGACGGATACCACGATACTCACCCACGAAGCCTTAGAAGCAGACAAAAAAGTTTTGTTTGAAGGAGCCCAGGGAACGCTGCTGGATTTGGATCTGGGAACCTACCCCTATGTAACCTCTTCCCATCCTACATCGGGAGGATTTCCTGTGGGAGCGGGGATTGGCCCGAATAAAATTCAGGAAGTTCTGGGCATCGTGAAGGCTTATACCACCCGGGTGGGACTGGGACCTTTTCCGACGGAACTGGATAATTCCATTGGAGAAGAAATTCGGCGGAAGGGCAAGGAATTCGGCACCACCACAGGTCGAGCAAGAAGATGCGGATGGCTGGACCTTGTGATGTTGAAATATACCGCCCGGGTAAATGGACTGACCGGGATCTCCTTAATGCTTCTAGATGTATTAAGCGGGTTCGACACAATCAAAGTCTGTGTAGGATATGAAGTGGATGGTGAAAAATCCTTGGACTTTCCCCCAAGTCTGAAGAAGCTGGGGAGGGTACAACCCGTTTATCAGAGCTTTCCCGGATGGAGTCAGGATTTATCTGAAGTCACAAGCTTTGAGGAGCTTCCCGGGGAAGCGAAGGAATACATCCGGTTTATCGAAGACTACTTGAAGATCCCCGTAAAGATGGTATCCGTCGGACCGGGAAGAAAACAAACGCTTGTTCGAGAGTCAGTTTATCAAAAATAG
- a CDS encoding DUF1858 domain-containing protein, with product MTKITKEMTIMDVLKMDQGLAEIFMKHGLHCLGCPGATMESIEDAGKVHGIDSDKLVAELNEYMESK from the coding sequence ATGACGAAAATCACAAAGGAAATGACCATCATGGATGTACTGAAAATGGACCAGGGCTTAGCTGAAATTTTCATGAAGCATGGACTGCATTGTCTGGGTTGCCCCGGAGCCACGATGGAAAGCATCGAAGATGCAGGAAAAGTTCACGGAATCGATTCCGATAAACTTGTAGCAGAGCTAAATGAATACATGGAAAGTAAATAA
- a CDS encoding GNAT family N-acetyltransferase — protein MLIIGENLYIRRLKREDVDQLKHWGTHRDPLFETYNFPKTNERYRDYWYKEKQGKFFRRIFGVFLEDGRLVGYITLKSIRWIRKKAELGVVFDPKELDKGFGKEALEVFLHYWFRKKNFKEIYLIVGAFNKRAKKVYENLGFVKEYECWESFENPKITPEILQRVGYEEEFFKIYKEEVYCKYERMYIKPENIHNIHKKS, from the coding sequence TTGTTAATAATTGGGGAAAACTTGTATATTAGAAGATTGAAGCGAGAAGATGTGGATCAATTGAAACACTGGGGGACCCATCGGGACCCTTTATTTGAAACCTATAATTTCCCAAAAACCAATGAACGATATCGAGATTACTGGTACAAAGAAAAACAGGGAAAGTTTTTTCGCAGGATTTTCGGGGTTTTTTTAGAGGATGGAAGGCTTGTGGGCTATATTACCTTAAAAAGCATCCGGTGGATTCGTAAAAAGGCGGAACTAGGGGTGGTGTTTGATCCCAAGGAGCTGGACAAGGGTTTTGGAAAAGAGGCCCTGGAAGTATTTCTTCACTATTGGTTCAGGAAAAAAAACTTTAAGGAGATTTATTTGATCGTAGGAGCTTTTAATAAGCGGGCCAAAAAAGTTTATGAAAACCTGGGATTTGTTAAGGAATACGAGTGCTGGGAATCCTTCGAAAATCCAAAGATTACACCGGAAATTTTACAAAGGGTGGGATACGAAGAGGAATTTTTTAAGATTTATAAAGAAGAAGTGTACTGTAAATATGAGCGCATGTATATAAAACCGGAAAATATCCACAATATCCACAAAAAGTCTTGA
- the dnaB gene encoding replicative DNA helicase, producing MAEELTFGKLPPHSIDAEQSVLGSMLLDREATIVALEIVRPDDFYKAAHGDIFDSIVTLFNRNEPVDLVTLTEELRKREKLETVGGIQYLTSLSSSVPVASNVKHYAVIVEEKATLRRLIRASEEIVTLGYNSDIEVPELLEKAQKNIYDISQYRAREGFVPIKEVLNTTFDNIELLYQSDKTITGTTSGFIDIDKKLNGFHKSDLILIAARPAMGKSAFALNLAQSAAIKEGNAVAVFSLEMSKEQLMLRMLSSESMVDLSNIQTGNLNEEEWGKIARAMVPLSQAEIHFDDTPGVSVTEMRSKCRRLKMESGLDLVLIDYLQLMQGDGKIENRQQEISAISRNLKIMAKELNCPVIALSQLSRAPELRSDHRPILSDLRESGAIEQDADLVMFLYRDEYYHEDSEKQNLAEVIVAKHRHGETGTVELRWSGNIQKFLDYDRFHEEP from the coding sequence ATGGCAGAGGAATTAACATTCGGAAAACTTCCCCCCCACAGCATTGATGCGGAACAGTCGGTCCTCGGTTCCATGCTCCTGGACCGGGAGGCTACCATCGTAGCTTTGGAAATTGTCCGTCCCGATGATTTTTATAAGGCCGCCCATGGGGATATTTTCGACAGCATCGTAACGCTGTTTAATCGAAATGAGCCGGTGGATTTAGTGACCTTAACCGAAGAACTACGAAAACGGGAAAAGCTGGAGACTGTGGGAGGGATTCAATACCTCACCAGTCTATCCTCCAGTGTACCCGTAGCCTCTAACGTGAAACACTATGCGGTGATTGTGGAGGAAAAGGCTACGCTTCGAAGGTTGATCCGAGCCTCGGAAGAAATTGTAACCCTGGGCTACAACTCGGATATTGAAGTTCCCGAACTCTTGGAAAAAGCCCAGAAAAACATCTATGATATTTCTCAGTACCGGGCAAGGGAAGGGTTTGTACCCATTAAGGAAGTGCTGAATACCACCTTTGATAATATCGAACTGCTGTATCAAAGTGACAAAACCATTACGGGTACCACTTCGGGATTCATTGACATTGATAAAAAATTAAACGGTTTTCATAAATCGGATCTGATTCTCATTGCCGCCAGGCCCGCCATGGGAAAATCCGCCTTTGCTTTGAACCTCGCCCAAAGTGCGGCGATCAAAGAAGGGAATGCGGTGGCGGTGTTCAGTCTGGAAATGTCCAAAGAGCAGCTGATGCTTCGTATGCTTTCATCCGAGTCCATGGTGGACCTGAGCAATATTCAAACGGGAAATCTGAATGAAGAGGAATGGGGAAAAATTGCGCGGGCCATGGTACCCTTGTCCCAAGCCGAAATTCACTTCGATGATACCCCGGGGGTTTCGGTTACGGAAATGCGGTCAAAGTGTCGAAGATTAAAGATGGAAAGCGGTCTGGATTTAGTACTTATTGACTACCTGCAACTGATGCAGGGCGACGGTAAGATTGAAAATCGGCAACAGGAAATTTCCGCCATATCCCGTAATCTGAAAATCATGGCCAAGGAACTTAACTGCCCGGTTATTGCCCTGTCCCAGCTTTCCCGGGCACCGGAACTTCGCTCGGACCATCGCCCGATTCTATCGGATCTTCGTGAATCCGGAGCCATCGAACAGGACGCGGACCTGGTGATGTTTTTGTACCGGGATGAGTATTACCATGAAGACAGTGAAAAGCAAAACCTGGCAGAGGTAATCGTAGCAAAACATCGACATGGAGAGACCGGTACCGTGGAACTCCGATGGTCGGGGAATATCCAAAAGTTTCTGGATTATGATAGATTTCATGAAGAACCGTAA
- the rplI gene encoding 50S ribosomal protein L9 produces the protein MKVILQKNVKSLGNAGDMVEVNDGYARNYLFPKELAKPATEGNVKNLKKQKKAEEKKKQAEIDRARALAEKLDKSPVEIETKAGEGGRLFGSVTSKEISEELQKQHNIKIDKRKINLKDPIKSLGVTNVEVKVYPNITGTLKVHVKEQ, from the coding sequence ATGAAGGTAATACTACAAAAAAATGTGAAAAGCTTAGGAAATGCGGGAGATATGGTAGAGGTTAACGACGGATACGCAAGAAATTACCTGTTTCCCAAGGAGTTGGCAAAACCGGCGACGGAAGGCAATGTAAAAAATCTAAAGAAACAAAAGAAGGCGGAGGAAAAGAAAAAGCAGGCGGAAATTGATCGGGCCCGGGCCCTGGCGGAAAAACTTGATAAAAGTCCTGTGGAAATTGAAACCAAGGCGGGAGAAGGCGGCCGGTTATTCGGTTCTGTTACCTCCAAGGAAATCAGTGAAGAACTGCAAAAACAGCATAATATCAAAATCGATAAACGAAAAATCAATTTAAAGGATCCGATTAAAAGTCTTGGGGTAACCAATGTCGAGGTCAAGGTGTACCCGAACATCACCGGAACCCTTAAAGTCCATGTAAAGGAACAATAA
- a CDS encoding DHH family phosphoesterase — MKNRKIFQLFMPDTKIYLIIIAFLIFFLSLYNHWLGIFGVFLLVFLIYHHLKVHNLKKQEWEKYMEGLFSDIDSATKQAILNIPIPFTIVELDGTIHWYNGKFIETLEEKNIFGKNVEELVPDIKIEDLLEENRKGEEHKAFINVQVKDRHYKLLYNIARVSEENMGNRKYIMVLYFIEISNYERLKKKYNEEKLAIALVQVDNYDEVMQDTEEERRPLVTAEIDHRVKRWANSQRGFFRKYTTDKFIVGFEAQYLEKLEAKKFEILDQIRKIEMGNKIPITLSIGVGTNGKTPLEIADFANAAKDLALGRGGDQAVVKKNDYISFYGGRTSAVEKTTKVKSRVIAYALRRLMDQSDNVFIMGHKNADMDALGAAMGVYRGAKNREREAYIVLNESNSSIERLYNKAMERKDYRRDIITCEEALSKMERNSLLIVVDTHRPSFTECPEALKLTKNIVVIDHHRRVTDFIDETVLTYHETYVSSTSELVTEILSYMDSRMNIDEIEANALLAGIALDTKNFSFKTGVRTFEAASLLRRAGADTIEVKQYFQDSIETILNKSEVLKRAEIFREEVAISISEDGDNPQLLAAQAADELLNIKNVTAGFVLGKKGDGEIFISGRSMGKINVQVILEKLGGGGHLAVAGAQLQDSSLDSAKEQLKEAIEEYFQEGDKK; from the coding sequence ATGAAAAACCGAAAGATATTTCAACTATTTATGCCGGATACGAAAATCTATCTGATTATCATCGCTTTTCTTATTTTCTTCCTATCCCTTTACAATCATTGGCTGGGAATTTTTGGCGTGTTTCTGTTGGTGTTTTTGATTTATCATCATCTGAAAGTCCACAACTTAAAAAAACAGGAATGGGAAAAATACATGGAAGGACTTTTTTCAGATATTGATTCCGCCACGAAACAAGCCATTTTAAACATTCCGATTCCTTTTACCATTGTGGAGCTTGACGGAACCATCCATTGGTATAACGGTAAATTTATCGAGACCCTGGAAGAGAAGAATATCTTCGGAAAAAATGTGGAAGAACTGGTGCCGGATATTAAAATTGAAGACCTGTTAGAGGAAAATCGGAAGGGCGAGGAGCACAAGGCGTTCATCAATGTACAGGTGAAGGATCGACACTATAAGCTCTTGTATAATATTGCCCGGGTGTCCGAAGAGAATATGGGCAACCGAAAGTATATTATGGTGCTTTATTTCATTGAAATTAGCAACTATGAACGCTTAAAGAAAAAATACAACGAAGAAAAACTGGCCATTGCCCTGGTACAGGTAGACAATTACGATGAGGTAATGCAGGATACGGAAGAGGAACGAAGACCCCTGGTTACCGCGGAAATTGATCACCGGGTCAAGCGCTGGGCCAACAGTCAACGGGGATTTTTTAGGAAATACACCACGGATAAATTCATTGTAGGCTTTGAAGCCCAGTATTTAGAAAAGCTTGAAGCTAAGAAGTTTGAGATTCTGGATCAGATACGGAAAATTGAAATGGGCAACAAAATCCCCATCACCTTAAGCATCGGTGTGGGCACGAATGGGAAAACCCCCCTGGAGATCGCCGACTTTGCCAATGCGGCCAAGGATCTGGCCCTAGGCCGGGGAGGAGACCAGGCGGTGGTTAAGAAAAATGACTATATTTCCTTTTACGGGGGAAGAACTTCGGCGGTGGAAAAAACCACAAAGGTTAAATCCCGGGTGATTGCCTATGCCCTTCGAAGACTGATGGATCAGTCGGACAACGTTTTTATCATGGGGCATAAAAATGCGGATATGGATGCCCTGGGCGCAGCCATGGGGGTCTATCGAGGGGCAAAAAATCGGGAGCGAGAGGCCTATATTGTTTTAAATGAGAGCAATTCCAGTATTGAACGGCTGTATAATAAAGCAATGGAACGAAAGGACTATCGCCGAGATATTATTACCTGTGAGGAAGCCCTGAGTAAAATGGAGCGAAACTCTTTGTTGATTGTGGTGGATACTCACCGACCAAGCTTCACCGAATGCCCCGAGGCCCTGAAACTGACGAAAAACATCGTGGTCATTGATCATCACCGCAGGGTTACGGATTTTATCGATGAGACCGTACTGACCTACCATGAAACCTACGTATCCTCAACCAGTGAACTGGTAACAGAGATTCTTTCTTATATGGACAGCCGGATGAACATCGATGAAATTGAGGCCAACGCCCTGCTGGCGGGCATCGCCCTGGATACCAAAAACTTTTCCTTTAAAACCGGGGTTCGAACCTTTGAAGCCGCCTCTCTCCTTCGACGGGCCGGCGCCGACACCATTGAGGTGAAGCAATATTTTCAAGACAGTATAGAGACGATTTTAAACAAAAGCGAAGTACTGAAAAGGGCGGAAATCTTCAGGGAGGAAGTGGCCATTTCCATTTCCGAAGACGGAGATAATCCCCAACTCTTAGCCGCCCAAGCGGCGGATGAACTCCTGAATATAAAAAATGTGACCGCAGGATTCGTTTTAGGAAAAAAAGGGGACGGGGAGATTTTCATCAGCGGACGTTCCATGGGCAAGATCAATGTACAGGTCATCCTGGAGAAATTGGGAGGCGGCGGCCACTTAGCCGTGGCCGGAGCCCAGTTGCAGGATAGTTCCCTGGATTCCGCAAAAGAGCAGTTAAAAGAAGCAATTGAAGAATATTTTCAGGAGGGTGATAAAAAATGA
- a CDS encoding YybS family protein gives MNLLSDRKALIEASLMATISSFFVISFIYIPFLSLLLILLPVPFLVLATRHGNRYVVYSFFITSVIVGALTGIIYPVFIVLIFGPMTLIMGYFFKRKASAYHVIGVGTLVSILSIFITIQLVDWVAGIYVIDELIQMLQSVIDHQVAALENMSIEAISREEILSYFVIIIPGAFVVQSLLICFLNYYMTAAVLKRLGVEQQELPEFSNFRWPGNIVLGSFIIFTMSFASRFIEGIYAETLLTNITLIFAFVFFLQGIAFISFFIKKTRINKPLRMIILGIIVILSPLLTIVAFMGLVDALFDMRKLKKSGA, from the coding sequence ATGAACCTGCTATCGGATCGAAAAGCCCTAATTGAAGCCTCACTAATGGCAACGATCTCTTCGTTTTTCGTCATTAGTTTTATCTATATTCCTTTTTTATCCCTGCTGTTGATACTGCTTCCGGTACCCTTTTTGGTACTGGCCACCCGCCACGGGAACCGCTATGTGGTATACAGCTTTTTTATCACAAGTGTCATCGTAGGAGCCTTAACCGGTATTATTTACCCGGTTTTCATCGTTCTGATCTTCGGGCCGATGACCTTGATCATGGGTTATTTTTTTAAGAGAAAGGCCAGTGCCTATCATGTGATCGGTGTAGGCACCTTGGTTTCCATTTTATCCATTTTCATTACGATACAGTTAGTGGACTGGGTGGCAGGCATTTACGTCATCGATGAACTGATTCAAATGCTACAGTCGGTAATTGATCACCAAGTAGCCGCCCTAGAGAATATGAGTATTGAGGCGATTTCCAGGGAGGAGATCCTTTCCTATTTCGTGATTATTATTCCCGGAGCCTTTGTGGTCCAGTCTCTGCTGATATGTTTCTTGAATTACTATATGACCGCGGCGGTACTGAAACGGTTAGGGGTGGAACAACAGGAATTACCGGAATTCAGTAATTTTCGATGGCCGGGAAACATTGTGTTAGGCTCCTTTATCATCTTTACCATGAGCTTTGCCAGCCGGTTTATCGAAGGGATTTATGCCGAAACCTTGCTGACCAATATCACACTGATTTTTGCCTTTGTATTTTTTCTACAGGGGATTGCCTTTATCAGCTTTTTCATCAAGAAAACCCGGATCAACAAACCTTTGAGAATGATTATCCTGGGAATTATTGTGATCTTAAGTCCCCTATTGACCATTGTGGCCTTCATGGGACTGGTGGATGCCTTATTTGATATGAGAAAACTGAAAAAGTCCGGGGCATAG
- a CDS encoding aromatic acid exporter family protein, with product MKIGLRVIKTGIAVFVSILLGNLLGIEYPFYTVIAVVIVMQPTVIDTWKFGMNRMMGTTAGAVLGVILALLLPHNPIVGAIGFIALITLMNWIKKGESISIGAVVFASVYLSEVLSTQEHIRYAGERLFETFLGIMVAVAVNYLVFPPNYDQKVIVESRKTSKDLWKYSLILIDFFLQEEKRYTALDEQEKKVVQELEISEKFLELQRKEEEIKIHGEFRTRDTIITLRLEREIYQHLQSMHQVMDRGIKKETMDLVELDMKLVREMLGNIHNMEEQILNQNIRETIDLEPIIEKLREMKKKVKNHKDLNRYPTDEMIKLIVFIYNLEQSLSKINLIPDY from the coding sequence GTGAAAATAGGCCTTCGGGTAATTAAGACTGGGATTGCCGTCTTCGTGAGCATTCTCTTAGGAAATTTATTAGGGATCGAGTACCCTTTTTATACGGTGATTGCCGTGGTGATTGTGATGCAGCCAACAGTAATTGACACATGGAAATTTGGAATGAACCGTATGATGGGCACTACCGCCGGTGCGGTTTTAGGGGTGATATTAGCCCTGCTGCTGCCCCATAATCCCATTGTAGGAGCCATAGGATTTATTGCCTTGATCACCTTGATGAACTGGATAAAAAAAGGGGAATCCATTTCCATTGGTGCCGTCGTGTTTGCCAGTGTATATTTAAGCGAAGTGCTGTCCACCCAGGAACATATTCGTTATGCGGGGGAAAGACTCTTTGAGACTTTTTTGGGTATTATGGTGGCGGTGGCGGTGAATTATCTGGTGTTTCCTCCGAATTATGATCAAAAAGTTATTGTGGAAAGTCGAAAAACTTCAAAGGATTTATGGAAATACAGCTTAATACTGATCGACTTCTTCCTCCAGGAGGAAAAACGATACACCGCCCTGGATGAACAGGAAAAGAAGGTGGTTCAGGAACTGGAAATTTCAGAAAAATTTCTGGAACTGCAACGAAAAGAAGAAGAGATTAAAATTCATGGAGAGTTTCGCACCCGGGATACGATCATTACCCTGCGTCTGGAACGGGAAATCTATCAGCACCTGCAAAGCATGCATCAGGTTATGGACCGGGGGATCAAAAAAGAAACCATGGATCTTGTGGAACTGGATATGAAACTGGTTCGGGAAATGCTGGGGAATATCCATAATATGGAGGAGCAAATCCTCAATCAAAATATCCGGGAAACCATTGATCTGGAACCGATTATTGAAAAGCTTCGGGAGATGAAAAAAAAGGTAAAGAATCATAAGGATTTAAACCGTTACCCCACGGATGAGATGATCAAACTGATCGTTTTCATTTACAACCTTGAACAAAGTCTTTCGAAAATCAATCTGATCCCGGATTATTAA
- a CDS encoding pro-sigmaK processing inhibitor BofA family protein: MELQLIIFAALGILILFVLLKLLAVPMKIAVKLIWNGVIGAITLLIFNWIGGYFDIAIEIEPINALIVGIFGVPGIIALLILQNL; encoded by the coding sequence ATGGAACTACAATTGATTATCTTCGCAGCCCTGGGGATTTTAATCTTATTTGTATTGTTAAAGCTCCTGGCAGTACCGATGAAAATTGCAGTAAAGTTAATATGGAACGGGGTCATTGGAGCAATCACCCTATTGATTTTCAACTGGATCGGCGGTTACTTTGATATAGCCATAGAAATAGAACCGATTAATGCCTTAATCGTTGGAATATTTGGGGTCCCTGGAATCATCGCACTGTTGATTCTACAAAACCTGTAA
- the recR gene encoding recombination mediator RecR, whose amino-acid sequence MNYYSAPIESLIEAFAKLPGVGKKTAQRLAFHVLDMQEQEVEKLSEAIITAKRSIRYCKFCTNITDQEVCSICSDAHRDASIICVTEDPRDVVAMEKTKEYKGLYHVLHGAISPLEGIGPEEIKIKELLTRVQQGEAKEIILATNPNIEGEATAMYISKLIKPMGIRVSRIAHGIPVGGDLEYIDEVTLSKAMEGRREV is encoded by the coding sequence ATGAATTATTATTCAGCACCGATTGAAAGTCTGATAGAAGCCTTCGCAAAGTTACCTGGAGTGGGAAAAAAGACTGCTCAGCGATTAGCCTTTCATGTTCTGGATATGCAGGAGCAGGAAGTGGAAAAGCTTTCCGAGGCCATTATTACAGCAAAAAGAAGCATACGATATTGCAAATTCTGCACTAACATCACGGATCAGGAAGTTTGCTCGATTTGCAGCGATGCTCATCGGGATGCTTCCATCATCTGTGTAACCGAGGATCCCCGGGATGTGGTGGCCATGGAAAAGACCAAGGAATACAAAGGGCTTTACCATGTCCTTCACGGAGCGATTTCTCCCCTGGAGGGGATCGGCCCCGAGGAAATCAAAATCAAGGAACTGCTCACCCGTGTGCAACAAGGGGAGGCCAAGGAAATTATCCTGGCCACCAATCCCAATATTGAAGGAGAAGCCACGGCCATGTATATCTCCAAACTAATTAAACCCATGGGAATTCGAGTTTCGAGAATCGCCCATGGAATTCCCGTGGGAGGAGATTTGGAATACATCGATGAAGTAACGCTGTCAAAGGCGATGGAAGGGAGACGGGAAGTCTAA
- a CDS encoding YbaB/EbfC family nucleoid-associated protein, translating to MGKKGFKGGGMPNMGNMMKQAQKMQKEMKEKQAEIEKKEIETTAGGGAVKVTINGKKEILGMEIDKDVVDPEDVEMLQDLIMAAVNEAIRNAEDMMNQEMEKISGQMNMPGMF from the coding sequence ATGGGAAAAAAAGGATTTAAAGGCGGCGGAATGCCGAATATGGGAAATATGATGAAACAGGCACAAAAGATGCAAAAAGAGATGAAGGAAAAGCAGGCGGAAATTGAAAAAAAAGAGATTGAAACCACCGCCGGAGGTGGCGCCGTCAAGGTGACCATTAACGGAAAAAAAGAAATTCTGGGCATGGAAATCGACAAGGATGTGGTGGATCCCGAGGATGTGGAAATGCTTCAAGACTTGATTATGGCAGCGGTAAACGAAGCCATCAGAAATGCGGAGGATATGATGAATCAGGAGATGGAAAAAATCTCCGGACAAATGAATATGCCGGGAATGTTTTAG